CGGACAAATGCCAGAAGGGCCCGAACATCGGATCTTTCTGGATACTGCTGGTCGAGTTCTTCTAAGAGCTTCGTGGATTCCCCAAACTGCCCAGCCTCTAAAGAAACCCTGGCACGAGCCAGCCTCGCATCGACTTCCAGTTCAATGCTCGCGATCAGTTCTTTGGCAACATCTTGCTGATAAATCGATCCGGTAGCTCCCTGCGCGTACTCTTTCGCCGCCCTTAGATGACCTTGCTTGCGAACCGTACGGGCCAGCTCCATGTTATTCTCAGCGCGTCTTTCCTCACCAACCGCATCCAAGTACTCGAGTGTTTCGGTATGGGATGAATCCAAACCCTTCAATATTTTGAATTGTTCTTCGGCAAGATCCCACTTACGTGCCTTAAAGGCTTCCACTCCATCTAAGAAGTACTGAAAGACCTTATCGGGCTTCACATCCGACACCTCTTCGGAGTCGCGGCTGGCCACCAGTCCCAAAGCCACCAAAGCCGTTACGAAAATTAGAACACCGCTGATAACGACAGGTATCCCATAGGGGTTACTCTGTATTGTTTTCCAAATACGGTCAGCCGGTGGGGTCGCGGCCGGCGCGGCAACCTTCGCCTCATCGGTTTGGGCGAGCATCTCATCCTCGCCCGCAAGAAAACGGGTATTTACTGTACCAAACGAGATTTCATCGCGGCTCTTGAGAACAACCTCGTCGACTCTGCGACCGTTAACAAAGGTACCATTGTTGGAGCCTGCATCTAAAACTCGAACGCGGTCAACTTCCGCGACGATGGTAGCGTGTAAACGCGAAACCGATGGCTCATCTAAAGTAAAATCGCATTCAGACGAACGGCCGACAGACGCCTCCCCAAGCACCAGTTCGACACTTTGCTCTTCAAGCCCTGGATCGGTACAGACCAATCGGCCCATCACCTGCGCGAATGGATCAGCTTGGGACTCTGGCGGCTCGATATCGTCGATGCCCTGCTGAGTGTCACTGGTTGGATCTACTTGTAAGAATGCGGTTTCATCAACGCCCCATGCCCCGGTTTGTGCATGTCCGGTTACCCCCCAATCGTCACCCAGGTCGGCGTCGGAAAAAGAGTCAGAGGGGGACCCTGAAAAGCCCGGCCCCACCAAATCATCCGAGGTTGAAGCGTCAAAATCAGGCGCGGCAAGGTTGGTCTTGGTTTGGCTCGGCTGAGAAACCGGAGTTAGGGTATTCTTGGAGAGTGGACGATCGGCCATCGTAGATGGCTCTTGAGGTAAAAAAGGCCCCTGCGCTGGGTCCAAAGTAGGTGCTTCGTCAGAATCTACCTTGTAGTCTAAAGAGGTCTTTGCATTCGAGTCATCGGTTAAGAACACGTTGGGCAGGGGCTTGGTGCGCACTTCTTGGGTGACTGCCTCACCCTTGGGATCGCCTATCTCACTGTCATCTTTACCATATTTTTCTTCAAGCTCCTTAAACTTATCGCCCCATTCCGAATCAATAACGGTATGTTCGCCGTCATTTTCTTCCGCCGGGTGCTCATCAGAGGTGGACTTGTCACTCATAGGGTCATTGCATCCTGAAAAGGTACCAAAGGTCAACGAACTCGCAGAGCCTCTGGGCCCCAGATTCTCGAATTTTGCTCTGCTTGACACCCTAAAGAAGTGTGGGCAGAAGGGTCAACCAACTAAAACCCCGCATTGAAGCGGGCCAAAACTTAAAGGTTTTATCATGTTCACGTTAGTTTCATCTATCGCTGGAAGCGTTCTTGCGCAAACCGCAGAAAACGCCAACTCTCCAAGCGCCATGGGCCTTGGCATTCTTGCCGCTGTATTTGCGCTCGCAACGGTTGCTCTTTTGTCACGCTCCAAAAAACTCGACGAGCAGCTCGCTGAAGTCAGCGGCGCTCTAAGCCAGAGCAAAGATTCAGTAAAAACATTGAGCAGCCGTGAAAAGAAACTCGAAAAAGACTTAGCCGAAAAAACAAGCCAAGTAGGTCAGCTCAAAAAAGACATGGGTGCGCAGCGCAAGAAAACACATGCCGCTCAAGAAGAAGTCAAAACCCTTCGCAACAGCCACAAATCAGAACTCGAAAAATTTAAAAAAGGTATGGGCGCTACGCCTGCATTCCAAGAAGCTGGTCAAAAAGCTCCAGTTGCTGAAGTTGCTGCGGCAAAGCCAGAGGTGA
The genomic region above belongs to Deltaproteobacteria bacterium and contains:
- a CDS encoding FHA domain-containing protein, yielding MSDKSTSDEHPAEENDGEHTVIDSEWGDKFKELEEKYGKDDSEIGDPKGEAVTQEVRTKPLPNVFLTDDSNAKTSLDYKVDSDEAPTLDPAQGPFLPQEPSTMADRPLSKNTLTPVSQPSQTKTNLAAPDFDASTSDDLVGPGFSGSPSDSFSDADLGDDWGVTGHAQTGAWGVDETAFLQVDPTSDTQQGIDDIEPPESQADPFAQVMGRLVCTDPGLEEQSVELVLGEASVGRSSECDFTLDEPSVSRLHATIVAEVDRVRVLDAGSNNGTFVNGRRVDEVVLKSRDEISFGTVNTRFLAGEDEMLAQTDEAKVAAPAATPPADRIWKTIQSNPYGIPVVISGVLIFVTALVALGLVASRDSEEVSDVKPDKVFQYFLDGVEAFKARKWDLAEEQFKILKGLDSSHTETLEYLDAVGEERRAENNMELARTVRKQGHLRAAKEYAQGATGSIYQQDVAKELIASIELEVDARLARARVSLEAGQFGESTKLLEELDQQYPERSDVRALLAFVRGIKVEQGESQTARGQLPSAATAQLEPAPEEDVVPTVHGRAQELFLQGKLDEALELLEQEGTELDAHMLAAQIHKFQSLRKVAHAEHRAKRSISALKALDSLIFIERQIVSEPSVFRPDIDKKRADMHYLGGVEALAHKRFAVAARRFKRALGAVATYEKATRQLANMVDRASELAGQAQSVQAENPSKARKIWGDVLAMTPDEHPLHRQAVSALKKQ